The Nitriliruptor alkaliphilus DSM 45188 genome includes a region encoding these proteins:
- a CDS encoding SulP family inorganic anion transporter — translation MPSSLARFLPRRADYDLAVFRSDLLAGVTVAVVALPLALGFGITSGAGAAAGLYTAMAAGILAAVFGGSNLQVSGPTGAMTVVLLPLVSHYGVAALAPVGLLAGLFLLVFAAARIGRFIRYIPYPVITGFTIGIAVIIFLQQLPGFLGAPKGEGEQVVVASWQTLRAFADAPGSATPLLGLLTVGIMVGWGRIERLRAFPASMAALLAGTGLSLLPVFATVARIPAIPTGLPVPALPSVAGLGATELVRAALVIAVLAALESLLSAVVADGMTIDERHDPERELFGQGIANIGSAVVGGIPATAALARTAVNVRSGARTRLAAIIHGLILAAIMVALAPLASRIPLVALAAILMVVAARMVELAEFREILRATKSDAATMLLTLGVTVAFDLILAIEVGLIAAGALFVTRMSQLFQVDTTVLGGDELPLHERRAAADAEHALRRDDLVVYRIEGPIFFGAADRFFEELLRVDRHIRIVVLRMRRVPVMDVTGAAALRALVARLSRRGIVVMLSGVQEQPRSVLERTGILAQVTRHGDHLFDDTDQAIAHARQHLANHDHTHPARTPA, via the coding sequence ATGCCGTCCTCGCTCGCCCGCTTCCTGCCGCGCCGTGCCGACTACGACCTGGCCGTCTTCCGCAGCGACCTGCTGGCCGGCGTCACGGTCGCGGTCGTCGCGCTCCCGCTGGCCCTCGGGTTCGGGATCACCTCCGGTGCCGGGGCGGCGGCCGGGCTCTACACGGCGATGGCGGCCGGGATCCTCGCGGCGGTGTTCGGCGGGTCCAACCTGCAGGTCTCGGGGCCGACGGGCGCGATGACGGTCGTGCTGCTGCCACTGGTGTCGCACTACGGGGTCGCTGCGCTCGCGCCGGTGGGGCTCCTGGCAGGGCTGTTCCTGCTGGTCTTCGCCGCCGCCCGGATCGGGAGGTTCATCCGCTACATCCCCTACCCGGTGATCACCGGGTTCACCATCGGGATCGCGGTCATCATCTTCCTGCAGCAACTGCCCGGGTTCCTCGGGGCGCCCAAGGGCGAGGGCGAGCAGGTGGTCGTTGCCAGCTGGCAGACCCTGCGCGCCTTCGCCGACGCCCCCGGCTCGGCCACCCCGCTGCTGGGTCTGCTGACCGTGGGCATCATGGTCGGCTGGGGGCGGATCGAACGGCTACGGGCCTTCCCAGCCAGCATGGCAGCGCTGCTGGCCGGCACCGGCCTGTCGCTGCTGCCGGTGTTCGCCACCGTGGCCCGCATCCCCGCGATCCCCACCGGCCTGCCGGTCCCGGCGCTGCCGAGCGTGGCCGGGCTCGGGGCCACCGAACTGGTCCGTGCGGCGCTGGTGATCGCGGTGCTCGCCGCGCTCGAGAGCCTGCTGTCCGCCGTGGTGGCCGATGGCATGACCATCGACGAGCGGCACGACCCGGAACGAGAGCTGTTCGGGCAGGGCATCGCCAACATCGGCAGCGCCGTCGTCGGCGGTATCCCTGCCACCGCCGCCCTCGCGCGCACCGCCGTCAACGTCCGCTCGGGTGCTCGCACCCGGCTCGCGGCGATCATCCACGGGCTGATCCTGGCGGCGATCATGGTCGCGCTCGCGCCGCTGGCCTCCCGTATCCCGCTGGTGGCGTTGGCCGCCATCCTGATGGTCGTCGCTGCACGCATGGTCGAGTTGGCCGAGTTCCGCGAGATCCTGCGCGCCACCAAGTCCGACGCCGCCACGATGCTGCTCACGCTCGGCGTCACCGTGGCGTTCGACCTGATCCTGGCCATCGAAGTCGGCCTGATCGCGGCCGGGGCGCTGTTCGTCACCCGCATGTCGCAGCTGTTCCAGGTCGATACGACGGTCCTCGGAGGCGACGAGCTACCGCTGCACGAGCGCCGCGCAGCCGCAGATGCCGAGCATGCGCTCCGCCGGGACGATCTGGTGGTCTACCGCATCGAGGGACCGATCTTCTTCGGCGCTGCTGACCGGTTCTTCGAGGAGCTGCTCCGTGTCGACCGTCACATCCGGATCGTCGTGCTGCGCATGCGGCGCGTCCCGGTGATGGACGTCACCGGCGCCGCCGCCCTACGGGCGCTGGTCGCCCGGCTCAGCCGCCGCGGCATCGTGGTGATGCTGTCCGGCGTGCAGGAGCAGCCACGCAGCGTGCTGGAACGCACCGGCATCCTGGCCCAGGTCACGCGCCACGGCGATCACCTGTTCGACGACACCGATCAGGCCATCGCCCACGCCCGGCAGCATCTGGCCAACCACGACCACACCCACCCTGCCCGGACGCCGGCCTGA
- a CDS encoding ArsR/SmtB family transcription factor, translating to MTRPVYERKAELFKTLGHPVRIRILEVLRAGESNVADIAEAVGVGGSTLSQHLTTLRRSGVVTSHREGSLVIHQVTDPRVFQLLEVGRQILTTSLEGDQELLADLGRMSYEA from the coding sequence ATGACCCGACCCGTGTACGAGCGCAAGGCCGAGCTGTTCAAGACGCTCGGGCATCCGGTGCGCATCCGCATCCTCGAGGTGCTGCGCGCCGGCGAATCCAACGTGGCCGACATCGCCGAAGCCGTGGGCGTGGGCGGCTCGACGCTGTCGCAGCACCTGACCACCCTGCGCCGCTCCGGGGTGGTCACGTCCCATCGGGAGGGTTCGCTGGTGATCCACCAGGTCACCGACCCGCGGGTGTTCCAACTGCTGGAGGTGGGACGGCAGATCCTGACCACCTCGCTGGAGGGCGACCAGGAGCTCCTCGCCGATCTCGGCCGGATGAGCTACGAGGCGTGA
- a CDS encoding PucR family transcriptional regulator, with protein MEPDPAGVVVDVARAILDDLPALTTEMTDWFIEVIPEFRHDEVVRRLMVSSTAANLNAIVDMLVHDIPLEQIAVPAAAAEYARLFAQHDLSLEALLRAYRLGEHRFVTWGVSALDARAHEVDTRLALAAVTHLTRRVNRYIDHVIEGLITIYEAERREWDGRAGADRAIQIRTLLNAEGVSQESAQKLVDVPLDGHHQAAIAWVPADEPPTGTLKAVTRVLADVAGRAPLTMMADDRTLWAWVSGPTPPQLDVTALREGLGSLPEVTMTLGAPGRGLDGFRGSLREAQRARAIVGRMQHPSPVTRFDDVAVTALLTSDLTDLHRWVERKLPGLLGDDASLAQLRETVRVYLACNGSYTQAALQLHMHKNTVRYRVRKVEELTGRSLLEDRLDVEVALRASEQLRNRTR; from the coding sequence ATGGAGCCGGATCCCGCAGGTGTGGTCGTCGATGTCGCGAGGGCCATCCTCGACGACCTGCCGGCGCTGACCACCGAGATGACCGACTGGTTCATCGAGGTCATCCCCGAGTTCCGCCACGACGAGGTCGTGCGCCGGCTGATGGTGTCGAGCACCGCAGCCAACCTGAACGCCATCGTCGACATGCTGGTGCACGACATCCCGCTCGAGCAGATCGCCGTGCCGGCGGCTGCCGCCGAGTACGCGCGGCTGTTCGCACAACACGATCTGTCGCTCGAGGCGCTGCTGCGTGCCTACCGGCTCGGCGAGCATCGCTTCGTGACGTGGGGTGTGAGCGCACTCGACGCTCGCGCGCACGAGGTCGATACCAGGCTGGCACTCGCGGCCGTGACCCACCTGACCCGGCGCGTGAACCGCTACATCGACCACGTGATCGAAGGACTGATCACGATCTACGAGGCCGAGCGACGCGAGTGGGACGGGCGCGCCGGGGCCGACCGCGCGATCCAGATCCGGACGCTGCTCAACGCCGAGGGCGTGAGCCAGGAATCCGCTCAGAAGCTGGTCGACGTGCCCCTCGATGGCCACCACCAGGCCGCCATCGCGTGGGTGCCGGCCGACGAGCCGCCGACGGGCACGCTGAAGGCGGTGACCCGGGTCCTGGCAGACGTCGCCGGCCGAGCGCCGCTGACGATGATGGCCGATGACCGCACGCTGTGGGCGTGGGTCAGCGGCCCGACACCGCCGCAGCTCGACGTCACCGCCCTCCGGGAGGGGCTGGGGTCACTGCCGGAGGTGACGATGACGCTGGGCGCGCCGGGCCGGGGCCTCGACGGCTTCCGCGGATCGCTCCGTGAGGCGCAGCGCGCCCGTGCCATCGTCGGCAGGATGCAGCATCCGTCACCGGTGACGCGGTTCGACGACGTCGCCGTCACGGCGCTGCTGACGTCGGACCTCACCGACCTGCATCGGTGGGTCGAACGCAAACTGCCGGGGCTGCTCGGCGACGATGCCAGCCTCGCGCAGCTGCGGGAGACCGTCCGGGTGTACCTCGCCTGCAACGGCAGCTACACGCAGGCCGCCCTGCAGCTGCACATGCACAAGAACACCGTTCGCTACCGGGTCCGCAAGGTGGAGGAACTCACCGGGCGCTCCCTGCTCGAGGACCGCCTCGACGTCGAGGTGGCGCTGCGAGCCAGCGAGCAGCTCCGCAACCGCACGCGGTGA